The proteins below are encoded in one region of Spirochaeta isovalerica:
- a CDS encoding DNA-3-methyladenine glycosylase I: MEKCRCIWCGNDPLYREYHDREWGVPVYDNEKKHFENLVLESAQAGLSWITILRRRENYRKAYEGFDPENIARWGEVDVQRLMADAGVIRNRRKIESSINNARRFLEVKDEFGSFSHYYWHFQDGIPIVNHWVRQEEVPAKTELAEIIAKDMKKRGFSFLGPVVTYANMQSVGMVNDHLVSCFRFDEIEKMKR; the protein is encoded by the coding sequence ATGGAAAAATGCCGATGCATCTGGTGCGGAAACGATCCTCTCTACCGTGAGTATCACGACAGGGAGTGGGGCGTCCCCGTTTATGATAACGAAAAAAAGCATTTTGAAAATCTTGTTCTGGAATCGGCACAGGCCGGTCTCAGTTGGATAACCATCCTCAGGCGGCGGGAGAATTACCGCAAAGCCTATGAAGGGTTCGATCCGGAGAATATTGCCCGTTGGGGCGAAGTGGATGTTCAGAGGCTTATGGCCGATGCGGGGGTCATCCGGAACAGGAGAAAAATAGAATCATCCATAAACAACGCCAGGCGCTTTCTTGAAGTCAAAGATGAGTTCGGCAGTTTTTCCCATTATTATTGGCATTTTCAGGATGGTATTCCCATTGTCAATCACTGGGTAAGACAGGAAGAGGTTCCCGCGAAAACCGAACTGGCGGAAATTATAGCCAAAGATATGAAAAAGAGGGGATTCTCTTTTCTTGGTCCTGTTGTCACCTATGCCAACATGCAGTCTGTCGGAATGGTAAATGATCATCTGGTTTCCTGTTTCCGTTTCGATGAAATTGAGAAAATGAAAAGATAA